A genome region from Falco biarmicus isolate bFalBia1 chromosome 11, bFalBia1.pri, whole genome shotgun sequence includes the following:
- the C8B gene encoding complement component C8 beta chain translates to MGAAVVSSRRQYLGATSAACTTFAPCPATLLLLYAVLGIPTARGFGGEKEPLTLGSATGSVAGSRHPRSVSSLPQPRDCALSTWSSWSRCDPCQKKRYRFARLEQPSQFNGDPCDYPDKETEDCVTNNPCRSKVRCEGFVCAVTGRCITRRLLCNGDDDCGDQSDEKNCKEVFKKCHQKMEQYWGIENLAKGLNIFTNNLEGLVLDHRYYAGGCSPHYIMDTRFRKPYNVESYTPETKGKYEFTMTEYDSYSNYESSVLKAKASQSSFSFGIKIPGVFELGYNSNDNRFKKFIQRMKRFSSTSSKFVHARSELAVAVYKLKPRALMLHYEFLQRLHQLPAEYSYGEYRELYRDYGTHYITEATVGGTYEYTLVVNSDELRKAGYSLSDVQKCAQHGFNIGANIDGVYLKLGMTEAGCKSLLKEIGDSTSKKQYVEDFIALVRGGASEHITALAYKALPTAALMQEWGDAVQYNPEIITLKAEPLYQLVTPADFANAITIKENLRRALEEFQLETSSCRCAPCHGNGIPFLQGTECECLCPLGYSGTACQGSGRGDAAINGNWGCWASWSPCSGGQRTRRRQCNNPLPQNGGSSCSGPDTESAAC, encoded by the exons ATGGGAGCAGCGGTGGTTTCGAGTCGCCGGCAGTACCTTGGAGCCACGAGCGCAGCATGCACCACGTTCGCTCCGTGCCCcgccacactgctgctgctttatgcCGTACTCGGCATCCCGACCGCTCGTGGCTTCGG TGGTGAAAAGGAGCCACTCACCCTCGGCAGCGCCACCGGGAGCGTGGCCGGCAGCAGGCATCCCCGCTCCGTCagcagcctgccgcagccccgcGACTGCGCGCTCTCCACCTGGTCCTCCTGGAGCCGGTGCGATCCCTGCCAGAAGAAAAGG TACAGATTTGCCCGCCTGGAACAACCTTCTCAGTTCAATGGAGATCCCTGTGATTACCCTGACAAAGAAACCGAGGACTGTGTTACAAACAATCCTTGCAGGAGTAAAGTTAGATGTGAAGGTTTTGTGTGTGCAGTCACAG GGAGATGCATTACACGGAGGCTGCTCTGTAATGGGGATGATGACTGTGGGGACCAGTCAGATgaaaaaaactgcaaagaagtgtttaaaaaatgtcaccAGAAGATGGAGCAATACTGGGGAATAGAGAATCTGGCGAAAGG GTTAAATATCTTCACAAACAACTTGGAAGGATTAGTTCTTGATCACAGGTACTATGCTGGCGGATGTTCTCCCCATTATATCATGGACACACGATTCAGAAAGCCATACAATGTAGAAAGCTATACACCAGAG ACCAAAGGCAAATATGAATTTACAATGACTGAATATGACTCCTACTCAAATTATGAAAGCAGTGTCCTGAAGGCAAAAGCTTCGCAGTCGAGCTTCAGCTTTGGTATAAAAATACCAGGAGTGTTTGAACTTGGTTACAATTCAAATGACAACAGGTTCAAGAAGTTCATTCAAAGGATGAAAAGATTTTCTTCAACT TCCAGCAAGTTCGTTCACGCCCGCTCTGAGCTGGCTGTTGCTGTTTATAAGCTGAAGCCCCGAGCCCTGATGCTGCATTACGAGTTCCTGCAGAGACTCCATCAGCTCCCGGCAGAGTACAGCTACGGGGAGTACAGGGAGCTCTACAGGGACTACGGGACCCATTACATCACGGAGGCTACCGTCGGTGGCACCTACGAGTATACTTTGGTTGTGAACAGCGACGAGCTGCGAAAGGCAG GTTATTCGCTGAGTGATGTCCAGAAGTGTGCACAGCACGGCTTTAACATTGGTGCAAATATTGATGGTGTCTATCTGAAGCTTGGAATGACTGAAGCTGGCTGTAAATCCCTTTTGAAAGAGATTGGAG ACAGCACCTCCAAAAAACAGTATGTGGAAGATTTCATCGCCCTTGTTCGTGGCGGAGCGAGCGAACACATCACCGCGCTGGCTTACAAAGCCCTGCCAACGGCCGCACTCATGCAGGAGTGGGGAGATGCTGTGCAGTACAACCCTGAAATCATAACGTTAAAG GCAGAGCCGCTGTATCAGCTGGTGACTCCGGCTGACTTCGCCAATGCAAtcacaataaaagaaaacctgcgacgggctctggaggAGTTTCAGCTGGAGACCAGTTCTTGTCGCTGTGCCCCGTGCCATGGCAATGGCATCCCCTTTTTGCAAG GAACCGAGTGTGAATGCTTGTGTCCCCTGGGCTACAGTGGCactgcctgccagggcagcgGGAGGGGAG atgctgCTATTAATGGAAACTGGGGTTGCTGGGCCAGCTGGTCTCCCTGTTCAGGAGGTCAACGAACAAGGAGACGACAGTGCAACAACCCTCTCCCACAAAACGGTGGTTCGTCGTGCTCAGGACCAGATACTGAGTCAGCTGCTTGCTAG
- the C8A gene encoding complement component C8 alpha chain has translation MWWSLCRLSPLILSICSLALTARRATATVRGELEASPSQRRSSRDVNSPAPVDCQLSQWSEWTDCFPCQEKKHRYRRLMQPAGFAGRRCAGHLWGEQACRAETTCTGPPSCGKDFRCEETGRCVQRHLVCNGEPDCRDGSDESNCEDEGIESPCEHLFPIPGSEKAAQGYNILTQEESQYVYDPNFFGGHCEYVYNGEWRELRYDAACERLYYGDDEKYFRKPYNFHIYQFLAHADSGFAFEFYEDSKDLLDALKSDKTRTNGFTIGIGPGESDIQLELGFTLSGGKGSLKNFTQYTAKEVGFIRSVTKVQTARFKMRRDNIVLDEDVLLSLQELPDTYNYGMYAKFINDYGTHFMTSGTMGGVFEYILVINKEEMRRKDISAEEISACIGHSIGLTVRESEQRLEASVSSSDCAKKGFLKTDAESNSAVVEDIIPRIRGGDTSYSGGLLNSWDGNMYRHWGRSLKYNPAVIDFELQPIHEILRRSNLGDMETKRQNLKRALDDYLLEFNACRCGPCQNNGEPVLVGDTCFCQCRPGYGGPACEQTKRRGGETNGRWSCWSQWSPCQAGTARRSRQCNQPAPQRGGEPCAGRALQSKAC, from the exons atgtgGTGGAGCCTGTGTCGGCTTTCTCCTTTGATTCTGTCTATATGCTCGCTGGCTCTAACGGCTCGTCGGGCCACGGCCACAGTGCGCGGGGAGCTCGAGGCATCGCCTTCCCAGAG aagaagcagcagagatgtTAATTCTCCAGCTCCTGTCGACTGTCAGCTGAGCCAGTGGTCAGAATGGACTGATTGCTTTCCTTGCCAGGAGAAAAAA CACCGGTACCGGAGGCTGATGCAGCCGGCGGGGTTCGCAGGGCGGCGATGCGCGGGGCACCTCTGGGGTGAGCAAGCTTGCCGCGCCGAGACAACATGCACGGGACCCCCCAGCTGTGGGAAAGACTTTCGGTGTGAGGAAACAG GTCGCTGTGTTCAACGGCATCTGGTGTGCAACGGAGAGCCAGACTGCAGGGATGGGTCTGATGAGAGTAACTGTGAGGATGAAGGTATTGAAAGCCCTTGTGAACACCTGTTCCCAATCCCAGGGTCTGAAAAAGCAGCCCAAGG ATACAATATCCTAACACAGGAAGAGAGCCAGTACGTGTATGATCCTAATTTTTTTGGAGGCCACTGTGAGTATGTCTACAACGGTGAGTGGCGGGAGCTGAGGTACGACGCTGCCTGTGAACGTCTGTACTACGGAGACGATGAGAAGTATTTCCGCAAACCTTACAACTTCCACATATACCAATTCCTA GCTCATGCTGATTCTGGATTCGCTTTTGAGTTTTACGAGGATTCAAAGGATCTGCTTGATGCCCTTAAAAgtgacaaaaccagaacaaacgGCTTTACCATTGGTATTGGGCCTGGAGAATCAGATATCCAATTAGAACTGGGCTTCACTTTATCAGGTGGCAAAGGATCCTTGAAGAATTTCACACAATACACtgcaaag GAGGTTGGATTCATTAGAAGTGTGACGAAGGTGCAGACAGCCCGTTTCAAGATGAGAAGAGACAACATAGTTTTGGATGAAGAtgtgctgctctccctgcaggaGCTCCCGGACACCTACAACTATGGCATGTATGCCAAATTCATCAACGACTACGGCACCCATTTCATGACGTCTGGCACCATGGGGGGCGTCTTTGAGTACATCCTTGTCATCAACAAGgaggaaatgagaagaaaag acaTCAGCGCTGAAGAGATAAGCGCCTGCATTGGCCACTCCATTGGCCTTACAGTCAGGGAGAGTGAACAGCGTTTGGAAGCATCTGTGTCATCCTCCGACTGTGCAAAGAAAGGATTTCTGAAAACTG ATGCTGAGAGCAACAGTGCAGTTGTGGAAGATATTATTCCCCGGATAAGAGGTGGAGATACCAGTTACAGCGGAGGGCTCTTAAACAGTTGGGATGGCAATATGTATCGTCACTGGGGAAGGTCATTAAAATATAATCCTGCTGTTATTGATTTTGAG CTGCAGCCCATCCATGAAATTCTCCGCAGAAGCAACCTCGGCGATATGGAAACCAAACGGCAAAACCTGAAACGGGCTTTGGACGATTACTTGTTGGAGTTCAACGCCTGCCGCTGCGGACCGTGCCAGAACAACGGTGAGCCCGTTTTGGTGGGAGACACCTGCTTCTGCCAGTGCCGCCCCGGTTACGGAGGCCCTGCCTGCGAGCAGACGAAGCGCCGAG GCGGTGAGACGAACGGGCGCTGGAGCTGCTGGTCGCAGTGGtctccctgccaggctggcacagcGCGGCGCAGCCGGCAGTGCAACCAGCCGGCCCCGCAGCGTGGCGGCGAGCCCTGCGCCGGCAGGGCCCTGCAGAGCAAAGCCTGCTGA